One window of Suricata suricatta isolate VVHF042 chromosome 6, meerkat_22Aug2017_6uvM2_HiC, whole genome shotgun sequence genomic DNA carries:
- the LOC115293448 gene encoding small integral membrane protein 3-like: MDAVSLVPVEAVLPENILDIWVVVITLAIIVIMTSLLLYPATAVIIYCMRTHPVLSGTENLPRGVVRDMGGVPSPSLFLLRKVTGWALLRRA, translated from the coding sequence ATGGACGCTGTCAGCCTGGTCCCCGTGGAGGCTGTGCTCCCCGAAAACATCCTGGATATCTGGGTCGTTGTCATCACTCTGGCCATCATAGTCATCATGACCTCCTTGTTGCTGTACCCGGCCACTGCGGTCATTATCTATTGCATGAGGACTCATCCTGTCCTCTCTGGGACTGAGAATCTCCCAAGAGGGGTGGTGAGGGATATGGgtggtgtcccctcccccagcctcttccTTCTCAGAAAAGTGACAGGATGGGCTTTGCTACGCAGAGCTTGA